A DNA window from Candidatus Binatia bacterium contains the following coding sequences:
- a CDS encoding FAD-dependent oxidoreductase — translation MFERALQAGSIGALRLRNRIVMGSMHLGIESDAPALAAFYAERARGGAGLIVTGGSSVNRAGAGGRNYSFVNDPEKAEPLRAAAAAVHEAGGAIALQLFHAGRYALFSSFEIQPVAPSAIPSRFSPDRPHALTEDEILQTIDDFARGALRARELGYDAVEVMGSEGYLINQFLSPLTNRRDDDWGGDLERRMRFPREVLRAIRSRAGADFPVIFRISGADLMEGSTTPQETLRIASALAGDGVDALNVGIGWHESPIPTVQHLVPGGVWLPYAAAVKAAVAVPVIASNRINSLAAADDAIAGGSADFVSMARPFLADARIVAKAATPDLVDTCIACNQACIDRSLLDAPVSCMVNPRAGRELEFPETPAAQPRRFAVVGGGPAGMESARALAALGHRVELFEAEPELGGQFRMARRIPGKRDFDETIRYFTNELRRLGVVVRLGARVADAGALRDFDGIVLASGVVPRSAAIDGGALPHVVSYADVLLRDAPVGERVAIVGAGGIGADVAHFLSFGETPASEITRFLYEQGLAAPPGGALLVTRRSRVALMRRGAVIGQGIGKTTRWAVVRALRAAGVAMLPNVTYEAIVPGGIRIRDASGAARTLEADTVVIAAGQERNDALLGPIRGLGIPFRVVGGAREARELDAVRAFDEGLRAAHELAQTRSSA, via the coding sequence GTGTTCGAGCGCGCGCTCCAGGCCGGGTCGATCGGCGCGTTGCGGCTTCGCAATCGCATCGTCATGGGTTCGATGCATCTCGGAATCGAGTCCGACGCGCCCGCGCTCGCCGCATTCTACGCCGAGCGAGCGCGTGGCGGCGCGGGACTGATCGTCACCGGCGGGTCGTCGGTGAACCGTGCCGGCGCGGGCGGCAGAAACTACAGCTTCGTCAACGATCCGGAGAAGGCCGAGCCGCTGCGCGCCGCGGCCGCGGCCGTGCACGAAGCCGGCGGAGCGATCGCGCTCCAGCTCTTTCACGCGGGGCGCTACGCGCTCTTCTCCTCGTTCGAGATACAGCCGGTCGCACCGTCGGCGATTCCGTCGCGCTTCTCCCCCGATAGGCCGCACGCGCTGACCGAGGACGAGATCCTGCAGACGATCGACGACTTCGCTCGCGGCGCGCTGCGCGCGCGCGAACTCGGCTACGACGCCGTCGAGGTGATGGGCTCGGAGGGTTATCTCATCAATCAGTTTCTCTCGCCGCTGACGAACCGCCGCGACGACGATTGGGGCGGCGATCTCGAACGGCGAATGCGGTTCCCGCGCGAGGTGCTGCGCGCGATTCGATCGCGCGCGGGTGCGGATTTTCCAGTGATCTTTCGCATCTCCGGCGCCGACCTGATGGAGGGCTCGACGACGCCGCAGGAGACGCTGCGCATCGCCTCCGCGCTCGCCGGCGACGGCGTGGATGCGCTCAACGTGGGAATCGGCTGGCACGAGTCGCCGATTCCGACCGTGCAGCACCTCGTGCCCGGCGGCGTCTGGCTGCCGTACGCCGCGGCGGTGAAGGCCGCGGTCGCCGTACCGGTGATCGCGAGCAACCGCATCAACTCGCTCGCCGCGGCCGACGACGCGATCGCGGGCGGAAGCGCCGACTTCGTCTCGATGGCGCGCCCGTTTCTCGCCGACGCGCGGATCGTCGCAAAAGCGGCGACGCCGGATCTCGTGGATACGTGCATCGCGTGCAATCAGGCGTGCATCGATCGCTCGCTGCTCGACGCGCCGGTCTCGTGCATGGTCAACCCGCGTGCCGGGCGCGAGTTGGAGTTTCCGGAGACGCCGGCGGCGCAACCGCGCCGCTTCGCCGTCGTGGGCGGCGGGCCGGCCGGCATGGAGAGCGCGCGCGCGCTCGCGGCGCTCGGCCATCGCGTCGAGCTCTTCGAAGCGGAGCCGGAGTTGGGCGGACAGTTTCGTATGGCGCGGCGGATTCCGGGCAAGCGCGACTTCGACGAGACGATACGATATTTTACGAACGAACTGCGGCGGCTCGGCGTCGTCGTGCGGCTCGGCGCGCGCGTCGCGGATGCCGGGGCGCTGCGCGATTTTGACGGCATCGTGCTTGCGAGCGGCGTCGTGCCGCGTTCGGCCGCGATCGACGGCGGCGCTCTGCCGCACGTCGTTTCGTACGCCGACGTACTGCTGCGCGATGCCCCGGTCGGCGAGCGCGTCGCGATCGTCGGCGCCGGCGGCATCGGCGCCGACGTCGCGCACTTTTTGAGCTTCGGCGAAACGCCGGCGAGCGAAATCACGCGATTTCTCTACGAGCAGGGCTTGGCGGCGCCGCCCGGCGGCGCGCTGCTCGTGACGCGCCGCAGCCGCGTCGCGTTGATGCGCCGCGGCGCCGTCATCGGCCAGGGGATCGGGAAGACGACGCGCTGGGCCGTCGTGCGCGCGCTGCGTGCCGCCGGCGTCGCTATGTTGCCGAACGTCACCTACGAAGCGATCGTGCCCGGCGGCATCCGCATCCGCGACGCGAGCGGCGCGGCGCGCACGTTAGAGGCCGATACCGTCGTGATCGCGGCGGGGCAAGAGCGCAACGACGCGCTGCTCGGGCCGATTCGCGGTCTCGGGATTCCGTTTCGCGTCGTCGGCGGCGCGCGCGAGGCGCGAGAGCTCGACGCGGTGCGCGCGTTCGACGAAGGCCTCCGAGCCGCGCACGAGCTGGCTCAGACGCGCAGCAGCGCCTGA
- a CDS encoding transcriptional regulator: MDELLLSKVRLGVVAALLNFDWVAFSELARSLDASNGNLGAHLSKLLEAGYVDEEKTFVNRRPLTRYRLTKRGRDAFASHVSQLQALLRV, from the coding sequence GTGGACGAACTGCTGCTCTCGAAGGTTCGTCTCGGCGTCGTCGCCGCGTTGCTGAACTTCGATTGGGTTGCGTTTTCGGAGCTCGCGCGCTCCCTCGATGCGAGCAACGGCAACCTCGGCGCGCATCTTTCGAAGCTCCTCGAAGCGGGCTACGTTGACGAGGAGAAGACCTTCGTGAATCGGCGGCCGCTGACGCGCTATCGCCTGACCAAACGCGGTCGCGACGCGTTCGCGTCGCACGTCTCGCAGCTTCAGGCGCTGCTGCGCGTCTGA
- the rplU gene encoding 50S ribosomal protein L21 codes for MYAIIESGGKQYRVAEGDVIRCDLVASEAGSEVTFDKVVLAGDGDAVQVGTPTLDGATVSGTVLRQAKDKKILVFRYKPKKRVRKLNGHRQPYAEVKITKISLP; via the coding sequence ATGTACGCGATCATCGAGTCCGGCGGCAAGCAGTATAGAGTCGCCGAGGGCGACGTCATCCGCTGCGACCTGGTCGCGAGCGAGGCCGGCTCCGAGGTAACCTTCGACAAGGTCGTGCTCGCCGGCGACGGCGACGCGGTGCAGGTCGGCACCCCGACGCTCGACGGCGCGACCGTTTCGGGCACCGTGCTGCGTCAGGCGAAAGACAAAAAGATTCTCGTCTTCCGCTACAAGCCGAAGAAACGGGTGCGAAAGCTCAACGGCCACCGCCAGCCCTACGCCGAAGTCAAGATCACCAAGATCTCGCTCCCGTAG
- a CDS encoding ribosomal-processing cysteine protease Prp, translating to MLEVTFYRDGEDRLSGLFARGHADFGDHGEDIVCAAVSAILQAADLGLKEHARAALESRKSPGELELRWGAGERDREGVQAIAATAELAVEQIARRYPEHVRIKRVREAADRRRADDV from the coding sequence ATGCTCGAAGTCACGTTCTATCGGGACGGAGAGGATCGGCTCTCCGGTCTTTTTGCGCGCGGCCACGCCGATTTCGGGGACCACGGCGAGGATATCGTCTGCGCGGCCGTCTCCGCCATCCTCCAGGCCGCCGACCTCGGGCTCAAGGAGCACGCTCGCGCCGCGCTCGAGTCGCGGAAATCGCCGGGCGAGCTCGAGTTGCGATGGGGCGCCGGCGAGCGCGATCGCGAGGGCGTGCAGGCCATCGCCGCTACCGCCGAACTAGCCGTCGAGCAGATCGCCCGCCGCTATCCGGAACACGTGCGGATAAAACGGGTAAGAGAAGCAGCGGACCGAAGGAGGGCCGACGATGTCTGA
- a CDS encoding twin-arginine translocase TatA/TatE family subunit has translation MFSVPDVLVVSILALLLFGPDRLPKLMRQAGRFMREVQNTSQSFVAEMERAADAGSETLPPPLPPADVPVKGPD, from the coding sequence ATGTTCTCCGTGCCGGACGTGCTCGTCGTCTCCATCCTCGCGCTCTTGCTCTTCGGGCCGGATCGGCTCCCGAAGCTGATGCGCCAGGCCGGGCGCTTCATGCGAGAGGTCCAGAACACGTCGCAGTCGTTCGTAGCCGAAATGGAGCGCGCGGCGGACGCCGGCAGCGAAACGCTGCCGCCTCCGTTACCTCCCGCGGACGTCCCGGTTAAAGGCCCAGACTAG
- a CDS encoding tetratricopeptide repeat protein has product MFREEPRFACALEALERRDFAEAERELTALLDGDALAASGRAFLLNKRGVARVGAGLRDAARADFDSALAASARYAPALTNLGNMLLEEGDVDAAIARYEEAIASDGEYATAHFNLGVAYKRAGRLAEGVKALRRAQRLEGRASAVRSWPSARRR; this is encoded by the coding sequence GTGTTTCGGGAAGAACCTCGATTTGCTTGCGCGCTCGAAGCGCTGGAGCGCCGCGACTTCGCGGAGGCCGAGCGCGAGCTGACGGCCCTCCTGGACGGCGACGCCCTCGCCGCGTCCGGGCGCGCCTTTCTTCTGAACAAGCGCGGCGTCGCCCGCGTCGGCGCCGGGCTGCGGGATGCCGCGCGCGCCGACTTCGATTCGGCTCTCGCAGCGTCGGCGCGCTACGCGCCGGCGTTGACGAACCTCGGAAACATGCTGCTGGAAGAGGGCGACGTGGACGCGGCGATCGCGCGCTACGAAGAGGCGATCGCGAGCGACGGCGAGTACGCGACCGCGCACTTCAACCTCGGCGTCGCATACAAACGGGCCGGCCGATTAGCCGAAGGCGTTAAGGCGCTGCGCCGCGCGCAGCGCCTGGAGGGACGCGCTAGCGCTGTGCGTTCTTGGCCGTCGGCTCGACGGCGGTGA
- the trmD gene encoding tRNA (guanosine(37)-N1)-methyltransferase TrmD has protein sequence MFTIDLITLFPELFAPFVGLSIVGRAVEGGIADVRYHHLLDELADGERADDAPFGGGAGMVLRIEPIARALDRIAAEGAPGERRAIVVPSPSGAQFGQRDAARWAALDRLVIVCGHYEGIDDRLGRLYEIEERSIGDFVLTGGEIPALAFMDATIRLLAGALRPESLESESFAAGTLDYPSFTRPATFRGVDVPPVLLSGDHAKIAQWRREASRERTAARRKDLLDALHGEEAP, from the coding sequence ATGTTCACGATCGACCTCATCACGCTCTTCCCCGAACTCTTCGCGCCGTTCGTCGGGCTTTCGATCGTGGGACGCGCGGTCGAGGGCGGGATCGCCGACGTCCGCTATCACCACCTGCTCGACGAGCTCGCCGACGGGGAGCGCGCCGACGACGCGCCGTTCGGCGGCGGCGCGGGCATGGTGCTGCGGATCGAACCGATCGCCCGGGCACTCGATCGAATCGCCGCCGAAGGCGCTCCCGGCGAGCGGCGCGCGATCGTCGTTCCCAGCCCGAGCGGCGCGCAGTTCGGTCAGCGCGACGCGGCGCGCTGGGCGGCGCTCGACCGGCTCGTGATCGTCTGCGGCCACTATGAGGGGATAGACGACCGGCTCGGGCGGCTCTACGAGATCGAGGAGCGCTCGATCGGCGATTTCGTGCTGACCGGCGGCGAAATTCCCGCGCTTGCTTTCATGGACGCGACGATCCGGTTGCTGGCGGGAGCGCTGCGGCCGGAGTCGCTCGAGAGCGAATCGTTTGCGGCAGGGACGCTCGACTACCCGAGCTTCACGCGGCCTGCGACGTTTCGCGGCGTGGACGTGCCGCCGGTCCTTCTCTCCGGCGATCACGCCAAGATCGCGCAGTGGCGCCGGGAGGCCTCGCGGGAGCGCACCGCCGCCCGCCGCAAGGACCTCCTCGACGCCTTGCACGGCGAGGAAGCCCCGTGA
- the rplS gene encoding 50S ribosomal protein L19, whose translation MNVIDVLDRDQLKDGVPAFRAGDTVKVYSKVIEGGKERTQMFEGVVIVRKGGGSAESITVRRVAHGVGVEKTFLLHSPRVERIEVGKRGIVSRSRLYYLSEKVGKAARIKEKKAKGT comes from the coding sequence ATGAACGTTATTGACGTGCTGGATCGCGACCAACTGAAAGACGGCGTCCCCGCGTTCCGCGCGGGAGACACCGTGAAGGTCTACTCCAAAGTGATCGAGGGCGGAAAAGAGCGCACGCAGATGTTCGAGGGCGTCGTTATCGTCCGCAAGGGCGGCGGCTCCGCGGAATCGATCACCGTTCGCCGCGTCGCGCACGGCGTCGGCGTCGAGAAGACGTTTCTGCTGCACAGCCCGCGCGTCGAACGCATCGAAGTCGGCAAGCGCGGCATCGTCTCGCGCAGCCGCCTCTACTATCTGAGCGAGAAGGTCGGCAAAGCCGCCCGAATCAAGGAAAAGAAAGCCAAAGGGACCTGA
- the lepB gene encoding signal peptidase I has product MIVAGLVALFLITFVIRTFYIPSVSMVPTLQVRDVLLVDEIAYRLHSPADGDIAIFAPPIASGGSDFVKRVIGVPGDAIAISNGIVYRNGAALREPYENQPPTYDLKIRAYGIYVDGAPLDPRVANVPPRSAWRDPDRIPPGCYFVLGDNRNYSDDSHVWGFAKSKGFVGRAFLIVWPFDRLRVLSK; this is encoded by the coding sequence CTGATCGTTGCGGGGCTCGTCGCCCTCTTCTTGATTACGTTCGTCATTCGCACGTTCTACATTCCATCGGTCTCGATGGTGCCGACGTTGCAAGTGCGCGACGTGCTGCTCGTGGACGAGATAGCCTATCGCCTCCATTCGCCTGCCGACGGCGACATCGCGATCTTCGCGCCTCCGATCGCATCGGGCGGGAGCGATTTCGTGAAGCGGGTGATCGGCGTCCCCGGCGATGCGATCGCGATCTCGAACGGCATCGTCTATCGCAACGGCGCCGCACTGCGCGAACCCTACGAGAACCAGCCGCCGACCTACGACTTGAAGATTCGGGCCTACGGCATCTACGTAGACGGTGCGCCGCTCGACCCGCGCGTCGCGAACGTGCCGCCGCGTTCGGCGTGGCGGGATCCCGATCGCATTCCGCCGGGCTGCTACTTCGTGCTCGGCGACAATCGCAATTACTCCGACGACTCGCACGTCTGGGGCTTCGCGAAGTCGAAGGGGTTCGTCGGCCGCGCGTTTCTGATCGTCTGGCCGTTCGACCGTCTGCGCGTCCTCTCGAAATAG
- the lepB gene encoding signal peptidase I codes for MTPFELLSIVAVIGVARAILSLKPVVAGSSGRSTAIAREFLDPFIIAGIAAWILITFVARTYYIPSGSMLQTLQIHDVLLVDKFEYRFHAPNEGDIVVFPPPVPTPDDFIKRVIGRPGDTLRVAGGTVYINGNPLKEPYVAEKPAYNLEVRNYGVYVSYGAGWQRLDPAEANVPPASQWMAPNRIPPHCYLMFGDNRNDSEDSHIWGFAQDSGRFATGPRRGSAAGFTGRAFLIFWPPSQAKIL; via the coding sequence ATGACTCCATTCGAGCTTCTCTCGATCGTCGCCGTGATCGGCGTGGCGCGCGCGATCCTCTCGTTGAAGCCGGTCGTCGCCGGCTCGTCGGGCCGCAGCACGGCGATCGCGCGCGAGTTTCTCGACCCGTTCATCATCGCGGGCATCGCCGCGTGGATCCTGATCACGTTCGTCGCGCGCACCTACTACATTCCGTCGGGCTCGATGCTCCAGACGCTGCAGATTCACGACGTCCTGCTCGTCGACAAGTTCGAGTACCGCTTCCACGCGCCCAACGAGGGCGATATCGTCGTCTTCCCGCCGCCGGTTCCGACACCCGACGACTTCATCAAACGCGTGATCGGCCGCCCGGGCGATACGCTGCGCGTCGCGGGCGGCACCGTCTACATCAACGGCAACCCGCTCAAGGAGCCGTACGTCGCCGAGAAGCCGGCGTACAACCTCGAGGTCCGCAACTACGGGGTCTACGTCAGCTACGGCGCCGGCTGGCAGCGACTCGATCCCGCCGAGGCGAACGTCCCGCCGGCGTCGCAGTGGATGGCGCCGAATCGAATCCCGCCGCACTGCTACCTCATGTTCGGGGATAACCGCAACGACTCGGAGGACTCGCATATCTGGGGATTCGCGCAGGATTCGGGGCGTTTTGCGACCGGTCCGCGCCGCGGTTCGGCCGCGGGCTTCACCGGACGGGCCTTCCTGATCTTCTGGCCGCCCTCGCAAGCCAAGATTCTCTAG
- the lepB gene encoding signal peptidase I has protein sequence MVRFLRWRSVANLGLQLALLAALIAAFFVRLPQVAGLSMEPYIRSGEYVLINTFAYRFGSPHRGEIVAFRHEEDARAVFIKRVIGLPGDRIRIDRGQVYLNGNKLDEPYVQRADSRSFGEIVVPPSSVYVLGDNRAESEDSRSFGPVGDDRLIGRAVAGLWPPRMLGGL, from the coding sequence GTGGTCCGCTTCTTGCGATGGCGTTCGGTAGCGAACCTGGGCTTGCAGCTCGCGCTGCTCGCGGCGCTGATCGCGGCCTTCTTCGTCCGCCTGCCGCAGGTCGCCGGCCTCTCGATGGAGCCGTATATACGCTCCGGCGAGTACGTTCTCATCAACACCTTCGCCTATCGCTTCGGCTCTCCGCACCGCGGCGAGATCGTCGCGTTTCGTCATGAGGAAGACGCGCGCGCCGTCTTCATCAAGCGCGTGATCGGACTCCCCGGCGACCGCATTCGCATCGACCGCGGGCAGGTCTACCTCAACGGAAACAAGCTCGACGAGCCCTACGTGCAGCGCGCCGACAGCCGCAGTTTCGGCGAGATCGTCGTCCCGCCGTCGTCGGTCTACGTTCTCGGCGACAATCGCGCCGAGAGCGAGGACTCGCGCTCGTTCGGCCCCGTCGGAGACGACCGGCTGATCGGGCGCGCCGTCGCCGGTCTCTGGCCGCCCCGAATGCTCGGCGGATTGTGA